The following proteins are co-located in the Pseudomonas synxantha genome:
- a CDS encoding TonB-dependent receptor, producing MSSELSIQPLRRPLGWRANVLTQAMALTLSSQMCTAYAADHQPAASAKTIELAPVTVSARLNQESAKDIPFGLSVLDGQTLETRRLRTLEDALRTTPGVEVNSWGGANDANVRIRGVGSLNQMSMDDGSVVLNVDGVPMSVRNAAMATLDVQQMEVLKGPQGTLFGRNSEAGAINVTTRKPTRELEGYVRGEAGNQGQFMTEGAVGGPLTESLAGRIAVRRSGFDNWVDDQQDGDPLTKPRDLALRGSLLWDNDEDTTGLLTVERQRADHYAGSEILRPFGNRPSLDYTPGTFDSNKKTNERYSFELNHDLAQARITSISAYTSTDFKAIKGYDRNITQALYGQPFEYLVEDAAHERVWSQDLRLGSLADAEVFWVSGVNLSRSERSFDSTNFTNGARQMRDFTTNSYAAYGEVTFPIAEDWKLTTGLRHTWDRKTYGADYSSGGNLVSDSRRLQDDYNTGRVALSYAWTPQTNLYAVLSRGYKSAGFNDYATSVKDSEPYKAAKVNSAEVGFKHESQGGALSLEGALFITRVQDDHLLGYDFKSMAVSAVNADTRSKGAELSSTWHVTDELTLGSAISYTNAVVTSDAPGVSGGDVAKGSRVPDVPLWSGNFSVAWNKPLGELLGLPAPRLNTLLNYRVQKNRPADPQNHYDLKGYAKLDLHLGLESGGSEVYLWGDNLLDARYDLYGAYSTDTVLTGMPGRGRSAGVGYSYQF from the coding sequence ATGTCATCTGAACTGTCTATCCAGCCGCTGCGTCGTCCTCTCGGTTGGCGGGCCAACGTATTGACCCAAGCCATGGCGCTGACCTTGTCCAGCCAGATGTGTACGGCCTATGCCGCTGACCATCAACCGGCCGCCAGCGCCAAGACCATCGAGCTGGCACCGGTGACGGTGAGTGCGCGGTTGAATCAGGAGAGTGCCAAGGACATTCCGTTCGGCCTTTCGGTGCTCGATGGGCAAACTCTGGAGACCCGCCGCCTGCGCACCCTGGAAGATGCCCTGCGCACCACGCCGGGGGTGGAGGTGAACTCCTGGGGCGGCGCCAACGACGCCAACGTGCGTATCCGTGGGGTTGGCTCGCTGAACCAGATGAGCATGGACGACGGCTCGGTGGTGCTGAACGTGGACGGGGTGCCGATGTCGGTGCGCAACGCGGCCATGGCCACCCTCGACGTGCAGCAAATGGAAGTGCTCAAGGGCCCCCAAGGCACGCTGTTCGGGCGTAACAGCGAAGCGGGGGCGATCAATGTCACCACCCGTAAGCCTACCCGCGAGCTGGAAGGATATGTGCGCGGCGAAGCGGGCAACCAGGGCCAGTTCATGACCGAAGGCGCAGTGGGCGGGCCGCTGACCGAGTCCCTGGCCGGGCGTATTGCGGTGCGGCGCAGCGGCTTTGATAACTGGGTCGACGACCAACAGGACGGCGACCCCCTGACCAAGCCACGTGACCTGGCCCTGCGCGGCAGCCTGCTGTGGGACAACGACGAAGACACTACCGGCCTGCTGACCGTCGAGCGCCAGCGCGCCGACCACTACGCCGGCTCGGAGATCCTGCGGCCATTCGGCAATCGTCCCAGCCTCGACTACACCCCCGGCACCTTCGATAGCAACAAGAAGACCAACGAGCGTTATTCCTTCGAGCTCAACCACGACCTGGCCCAGGCCCGGATCACCTCGATCAGCGCCTACACCAGCACCGACTTCAAGGCGATCAAGGGCTATGATCGCAACATCACCCAGGCGTTGTACGGCCAACCGTTCGAGTACCTGGTCGAAGACGCGGCCCATGAGCGGGTCTGGAGCCAGGACCTGCGCCTGGGCTCGCTGGCGGATGCCGAGGTGTTCTGGGTGAGCGGGGTGAACCTGTCCCGTTCCGAACGCAGCTTCGATTCCACCAACTTCACCAACGGCGCCCGGCAAATGCGCGATTTCACCACCAACAGCTATGCCGCCTACGGCGAAGTAACCTTCCCGATTGCCGAGGACTGGAAACTCACCACCGGCCTGCGTCACACCTGGGATCGCAAGACCTACGGCGCCGACTACAGCAGTGGCGGCAACCTGGTCAGCGACAGCCGTCGCTTGCAGGACGACTACAACACCGGTCGCGTGGCCCTGAGCTATGCGTGGACGCCGCAGACCAACCTGTATGCGGTGTTGTCGCGGGGCTACAAATCGGCCGGGTTCAACGATTACGCCACCTCGGTCAAGGACAGCGAGCCCTACAAGGCGGCCAAGGTGAACTCCGCCGAAGTCGGCTTCAAGCATGAAAGCCAAGGCGGTGCGTTGAGCCTGGAAGGCGCGTTGTTTATCACTCGTGTGCAGGATGACCACCTGCTGGGGTATGACTTCAAGAGCATGGCCGTCAGCGCCGTGAATGCCGACACCCGCAGCAAAGGCGCCGAATTGTCGAGCACCTGGCACGTCACCGATGAGCTGACCCTGGGCAGCGCCATCAGCTACACCAACGCGGTGGTCACCTCCGATGCGCCAGGTGTTTCCGGTGGTGATGTGGCCAAGGGCAGCCGCGTGCCGGATGTGCCGTTGTGGAGTGGCAACTTCAGCGTGGCCTGGAACAAACCCCTGGGTGAACTGCTGGGCTTGCCTGCGCCGCGCTTGAACACCTTGCTCAACTACCGCGTGCAGAAAAACCGCCCGGCTGATCCGCAGAACCACTATGACCTCAAGGGTTACGCCAAGTTGGACTTGCACCTTGGGCTGGAGAGTGGGGGGTCGGAGGTTTATTTGTGGGGCGATAATTTGCTGGATGCGCGGTATGACCTGTATGGCGCGTACTCCACCGACACGGTGCTGACCGGGATGCCGGGGCGCGGGCGTTCGGCGGGGGTGGGGTATAGCTATCAGTTCTGA
- a CDS encoding ABC transporter permease: MNTFALLMREAWVEVRAGLRSGIPLLVFLGLTGYLLMSLANADYVQKMGASDIARNAPSLIYLMSCGCMFFLFFAWAWVFAQPALRDRKAQLEEVLLALPLSLPALLWGRFIGAALVGGLLASSLIVGFLVSPVLGWLGWVPAASIGAPMWSALGFAWVALLLPVSTGIGALYYLLALRSRGLAAPFGLATVLMLLWMFAVVVLKGGHINPLLAASLDPSLFTFAQAQVETWSAAQKSQSLLALTPGFWLNRVLWCAVPLLLLAVVLARTTRQGLMGRRSGAVLAEPPMLLASGVTLPGPLVRSRWPRALWCEARWQVRQLFARRIWWVALGLLLVMGVLSGFVHGVWHARGPMVPRADLTLPLLSSALFLVIAFIVAALVGLVCRRDDVEGLGAMLQATPAPVWLRLLGRVACVLMATLALALVPGLASLLISAMAAPDSLAPGFVLVYQALVFAPPLVELAMLTVLVHALVRRSGLAYATSMLLTFFLVLNHELGLVSYPPYAMAIPAHVGVSLLTGWAPWLGFLATLASWKLAGCLVLLAVAALALPRGPERRRLGDVRRGLLGLPGALLALGIVGLLASGVLLQRHLVEQGDYQSVAEQRAKRADWEQRWLPGASAWQVAGGQLQMQVDSAARQVLGQWTLDGVVAAHLDAELPPGLQLTAVSVMGRPVAFEQATAHLRVPLQGCAASGCQVVLNWTLSADGWPAEGEAFWLGPQGVWLEARRVVPRLGLDSERLLRAPALRSEAGLPVAVPRLPRGAEVAVDAVAPAGHWQWQLEVDGQVLTGSSLGPLDFAYATPLRKDASREHTAREVQEDLDLMSACVARRLGGRSSVEHLSQWPASMGASRLSHGHLLLSQSPNWDVGPAGVGRWTRRAHIAELLARRMLTDASDLRQAPGYLWLSQGVAGALGLLCVEDADGADARATLVKLMADDLTRALASDGEPVGTLADAREQGWAASYAALVSLDWVAAQTPEHLTAMTADVRHGQGWPTAIQGLLGAPSDPAIAAALKRWGPAQ; this comes from the coding sequence ATGAATACTTTTGCTCTGTTGATGCGCGAGGCCTGGGTGGAAGTCCGCGCCGGGCTGCGCAGCGGTATTCCGTTACTGGTGTTCCTGGGCCTGACCGGTTATTTACTGATGTCCCTGGCGAATGCCGACTACGTGCAGAAAATGGGCGCCAGCGACATTGCGCGCAACGCGCCGAGCCTGATCTACCTGATGTCCTGCGGGTGCATGTTCTTTCTGTTTTTCGCCTGGGCCTGGGTGTTCGCGCAACCGGCCTTGCGCGATCGCAAGGCGCAGTTGGAAGAGGTGTTGCTGGCTTTACCGCTGTCGCTGCCCGCGCTGCTGTGGGGACGTTTTATCGGCGCGGCGCTGGTGGGCGGCTTGCTCGCCAGTTCGCTGATCGTCGGCTTCCTGGTCAGCCCGGTACTGGGCTGGCTCGGCTGGGTGCCGGCCGCCAGTATCGGTGCGCCGATGTGGTCGGCCCTGGGGTTTGCCTGGGTCGCCTTGCTGTTGCCAGTGAGCACCGGCATCGGTGCGTTGTATTACCTGCTGGCGCTGCGCAGCCGTGGCCTGGCGGCGCCGTTCGGGTTGGCGACGGTGTTGATGCTGTTGTGGATGTTTGCCGTAGTGGTGCTCAAGGGCGGGCATATCAACCCGCTGCTGGCCGCCAGCCTGGACCCGTCATTGTTCACCTTTGCCCAGGCCCAGGTGGAGACCTGGAGCGCCGCGCAAAAGTCCCAATCGCTGCTGGCCCTGACCCCGGGGTTCTGGCTTAACCGTGTGTTGTGGTGCGCAGTGCCGCTGCTGTTGCTGGCTGTCGTATTGGCCCGCACCACGCGCCAGGGTTTGATGGGCAGGCGTAGCGGGGCGGTGTTGGCCGAGCCGCCGATGCTGCTGGCGAGCGGCGTGACCTTGCCTGGCCCGCTGGTGCGCAGCCGGTGGCCGCGAGCCCTGTGGTGCGAGGCGCGTTGGCAGGTACGCCAGCTGTTTGCCCGGCGCATCTGGTGGGTGGCCCTCGGATTACTGTTGGTGATGGGCGTGCTCAGTGGTTTTGTCCACGGGGTGTGGCATGCCCGTGGGCCGATGGTGCCTCGGGCGGATCTGACCCTGCCATTGCTGTCGAGCGCGTTGTTCCTGGTGATCGCCTTTATCGTCGCGGCGCTGGTCGGGCTGGTGTGCCGGCGCGATGACGTCGAAGGCTTGGGCGCCATGTTGCAGGCGACCCCGGCCCCGGTGTGGCTGCGCCTGTTGGGGCGGGTGGCATGTGTGTTGATGGCGACACTGGCCCTGGCGTTGGTGCCGGGCCTGGCCAGCTTGCTGATCAGTGCGATGGCCGCGCCCGACAGCCTGGCGCCGGGTTTTGTGCTGGTCTATCAGGCGCTGGTATTCGCGCCGCCGCTGGTGGAACTGGCGATGCTCACGGTGCTGGTGCATGCGCTGGTTCGCCGCTCCGGGCTGGCTTACGCCACTTCGATGCTGCTGACGTTTTTCCTGGTGCTCAACCATGAGTTGGGGCTGGTGAGTTACCCGCCCTATGCCATGGCGATCCCTGCGCATGTGGGGGTGTCGTTGCTGACCGGCTGGGCGCCATGGCTGGGGTTTCTGGCCACCTTGGCCAGCTGGAAACTCGCCGGTTGCCTGGTGTTGCTTGCGGTGGCGGCACTGGCCTTGCCCCGTGGGCCGGAGCGTCGTCGGTTGGGCGATGTGCGCCGCGGTTTGCTCGGTTTGCCCGGTGCGTTGCTGGCCTTGGGCATCGTCGGCTTGCTCGCCAGCGGCGTGCTCTTGCAGCGGCATCTGGTGGAGCAGGGCGATTACCAGTCCGTCGCCGAGCAACGTGCCAAACGTGCCGACTGGGAACAGCGCTGGCTGCCCGGGGCGAGCGCCTGGCAGGTGGCCGGTGGGCAGTTGCAGATGCAGGTTGATTCGGCGGCGCGGCAGGTCTTGGGCCAGTGGACGTTGGATGGGGTGGTCGCTGCCCACCTGGACGCTGAGTTACCGCCGGGCCTGCAGTTGACGGCGGTCAGCGTGATGGGGCGACCGGTCGCGTTTGAACAAGCCACCGCGCATCTGCGTGTGCCTTTGCAGGGTTGCGCGGCGAGTGGTTGCCAGGTGGTGTTGAACTGGACGCTGAGTGCTGACGGCTGGCCTGCCGAAGGCGAAGCGTTCTGGCTTGGGCCGCAGGGTGTGTGGCTGGAAGCGCGCCGCGTGGTGCCGCGCCTGGGGCTGGACAGCGAGCGACTGTTGCGTGCGCCGGCCCTGCGCAGCGAAGCTGGCTTGCCGGTCGCGGTGCCCCGGTTGCCAAGGGGGGCTGAGGTGGCGGTGGATGCGGTCGCACCGGCCGGACACTGGCAATGGCAGCTTGAGGTCGATGGCCAGGTCTTGACCGGCAGCAGCCTGGGCCCACTGGACTTCGCCTACGCCACGCCGCTTCGCAAGGATGCCAGCCGTGAGCACACCGCCCGTGAAGTGCAGGAAGACCTGGACCTGATGAGCGCCTGTGTGGCGCGACGTCTGGGCGGCCGCTCCAGCGTCGAACACCTGAGCCAATGGCCTGCAAGCATGGGCGCCAGCCGCTTGAGCCACGGCCATCTGCTGCTCAGCCAGTCGCCCAATTGGGACGTGGGGCCAGCAGGCGTCGGACGCTGGACACGCCGCGCCCATATTGCCGAACTGCTCGCCCGCCGCATGTTGACCGACGCCAGCGACCTGCGCCAGGCCCCCGGTTACCTGTGGCTGAGCCAGGGTGTGGCGGGGGCGCTGGGCCTGCTGTGTGTGGAGGATGCCGATGGCGCTGACGCCCGGGCCACGCTGGTCAAGCTGATGGCCGACGACCTGACCCGCGCCCTGGCCAGCGACGGCGAGCCCGTCGGCACCCTGGCCGATGCCCGCGAACAAGGCTGGGCCGCCAGCTATGCCGCGCTGGTCAGCCTCGACTGGGTCGCCGCGCAAACCCCCGAACATCTCACGGCGATGACCGCCGATGTCCGTCACGGCCAGGGATGGCCAACCGCGATCCAGGGCCTGCTGGGCGCGCCCTCCGATCCCGCGATTGCCGCCGCGCTCAAGCGCTGGGGGCCTGCGCAATGA
- a CDS encoding ABC transporter ATP-binding protein, which translates to MSVDSGLQVRGLCKRYNNGVEALRGVDLSVGPGMYGLLGPNGAGKSSLMRTLATLQQPDAGSIHLDGVDVLADAEHLRRRLGYLPQQLGAYPGVSARDLLDRFAWLKGRTDTRQRREEVEGLLAKVNLQDAAHRALATYSGGMLRRFGIAMALIGSPRLLIVDEPTAGLDPAERNRFHRVLADVAAESIVLLSTHIVEDVENLCSRLAVLAGGRIIVEGRPADLLGAEQGRLWEASFGRGEPLPAALHVAASPAGSRVIVHGERPADPRFTPHAPRLEDIYYLALAQAGEALEA; encoded by the coding sequence ATGTCAGTCGATTCGGGTTTACAGGTGCGCGGCTTGTGCAAGCGCTACAACAATGGTGTCGAGGCGCTGCGCGGTGTGGACCTGAGCGTAGGGCCGGGCATGTATGGCTTGCTTGGCCCCAATGGCGCAGGCAAGAGCAGCCTGATGCGCACCCTGGCGACCTTGCAGCAACCGGACGCCGGCAGCATTCACCTGGATGGCGTGGATGTGTTGGCCGATGCCGAGCATCTGCGCCGTCGCCTGGGTTACCTGCCACAGCAACTGGGGGCGTACCCTGGGGTGAGTGCGCGGGATCTGCTTGATCGGTTTGCCTGGCTCAAGGGGCGTACCGACACCCGCCAGCGTCGTGAAGAAGTGGAGGGCCTGCTGGCCAAGGTCAACCTGCAAGACGCCGCGCATCGGGCGCTCGCCACGTATTCGGGGGGCATGTTGCGCCGCTTCGGCATCGCCATGGCCCTGATCGGCTCGCCGCGTTTGCTGATTGTCGATGAGCCCACCGCGGGCCTTGATCCGGCCGAGCGCAACCGCTTTCACCGGGTACTGGCGGATGTGGCGGCCGAGTCCATCGTGTTGCTGTCGACCCATATTGTCGAAGACGTCGAGAACCTGTGCAGCCGCCTGGCGGTGCTGGCCGGTGGGCGAATTATTGTCGAAGGCCGCCCGGCGGATTTGCTTGGCGCTGAGCAGGGTCGCCTGTGGGAGGCGTCGTTCGGCCGTGGCGAGCCACTGCCCGCCGCTTTGCACGTAGCCGCCAGCCCCGCCGGTAGCCGCGTGATCGTGCACGGCGAACGCCCGGCCGATCCGCGCTTCACCCCTCACGCGCCGCGCCTGGAAGACATCTATTACCTGGCGCTGGCCCAGGCCGGTGAGGCGCTCGAGGCATGA